One genomic window of Candidatus Kuenenia stuttgartiensis includes the following:
- a CDS encoding AsnC family transcriptional regulator → MILCDTDRKILHRLQSNLPLVSRPFEALSKELGIDEDTIIERIKYMIDNKFVRRLAPIINTQAMGREATLAAINVPEERIEEVSEIINGYTGVSHNYLRNGKNKDIPYNMWFTMSAKDDEELRSNLKEIEYRTGLVVRSLPTTKKFKIGVKFKIY, encoded by the coding sequence ATGATATTGTGCGATACCGACAGAAAGATTCTTCATCGATTGCAGTCAAATTTGCCGCTGGTATCAAGGCCCTTTGAGGCATTGAGCAAAGAGCTGGGCATTGATGAAGACACGATTATTGAACGAATTAAATACATGATTGACAATAAATTTGTCAGACGCCTCGCCCCAATAATAAACACCCAGGCAATGGGAAGGGAAGCAACGCTAGCGGCAATAAATGTTCCTGAGGAACGGATTGAAGAAGTAAGTGAAATTATCAATGGATATACCGGCGTATCTCATAATTATCTCCGCAACGGAAAAAACAAAGATATACCATACAATATGTGGTTTACCATGTCCGCCAAAGATGACGAAGAATTGCGCAGCAATCTAAAGGAAATAGAGTATCGTACAGGGCTGGTTGTAAGAAGTCTGCCTACAACAAAGAAATTCAAGATAGGGGTTAAATTTAAAATTTATTAA
- a CDS encoding 4Fe-4S binding protein, translated as MEWDESATLLLEKVPPFVHKKVRDRVESLAREQGKNLITSVEVIAAREAFAFNQNLPPQTVNKETETGKLSVLRKYQKYFDAQGNPVLYQAKACRGAEVNCPFLIKDSEILADKLREKLKELHFTDRLIEKIEGRILPHHTMKLAVAGCPNSCSMPQIKDFGVHAVEPVFVDAECECIECMKCVEACREDAITVKDAQVTIDKEKCVECGICAKVCPVGTIKASEVKFRVMIGGKLGRHPRFALELFPNTDESTVLKALEVCAEMIISNKEEHRFRVLVEQKGIEEIKNKI; from the coding sequence AAGTGCGTGACAGGGTGGAGTCGCTCGCCCGTGAGCAGGGAAAAAACCTGATTACCTCAGTTGAAGTTATTGCGGCCAGAGAAGCTTTTGCCTTCAACCAAAATCTCCCCCCTCAAACAGTAAACAAAGAAACCGAAACCGGCAAACTCTCCGTACTCAGGAAATATCAAAAATACTTTGACGCACAGGGCAACCCTGTCTTATATCAGGCAAAAGCCTGCAGAGGAGCGGAGGTTAACTGTCCATTTCTTATTAAAGATTCCGAAATTTTAGCGGATAAACTCCGCGAGAAGTTAAAGGAATTGCATTTCACTGACAGATTAATAGAAAAAATTGAGGGCAGAATATTGCCTCACCACACCATGAAACTTGCGGTAGCCGGCTGTCCCAACAGTTGCTCTATGCCGCAAATTAAAGATTTTGGAGTTCATGCGGTTGAACCAGTTTTTGTTGACGCCGAATGCGAATGCATTGAATGCATGAAATGCGTGGAAGCATGCCGCGAAGATGCCATAACGGTGAAGGATGCACAGGTAACCATTGATAAGGAAAAATGTGTAGAATGCGGTATTTGCGCAAAGGTGTGTCCTGTTGGCACGATAAAGGCATCGGAAGTCAAATTCCGTGTAATGATTGGCGGAAAACTCGGTCGCCATCCCAGGTTTGCCCTGGAGCTGTTCCCGAATACAGATGAATCTACGGTGCTAAAGGCATTGGAAGTGTGTGCAGAAATGATTATTTCAAATAAGGAAGAACACCGGTTTAGAGTACTGGTGGAACAAAAGGGAATAGAGGAGATAAAAAACAAGATATGA